The stretch of DNA GGAGCCCGGTGACGGCGATTTCCCGGCCGATGATCACCCCCACCATCCAGGCCGACGCCAGGCCCAGCTGGACCAGCGAGACGAGGGTGGCGGAGATCAGGAGCTTGTCGGCGAGCGGGTCGAGAATCTGGCCCAGGGTCGTGACCTGCTTGCGGCGCCGGGCGAGGTAGCCGTCGAGCCAGTCGGTCAGCGAAGCCAGGCCGAAGATCGCGGCGGCGACCAGCTCCACCGGCAGCCCGGCAACCAGCCGGCCCTCGAATTTCGTCAGGAGGACCGACACCA from Vicinamibacterales bacterium encodes:
- the pgsA gene encoding CDP-diacylglycerol--glycerol-3-phosphate 3-phosphatidyltransferase; the encoded protein is VSVLLTKFEGRLVAGLPVELVAAAIFGLASLTDWLDGYLARRRKQVTTLGQILDPLADKLLISATLVSLVQLGLASAWMVGVIIGREIAVTGLRNLAYSRGLTMPASGLGKFKMASQVTAILLLILGWERVPALLVLGQAALWIVLLTAVVSAVDYYQGFQRAMNSRAAKVADFEAAKSAREKKIS